Proteins from one Verrucomicrobiia bacterium genomic window:
- a CDS encoding EVE domain-containing protein encodes MKYWLVKQEPESYSWQDFVKDGKTAWTGVRNFQARNFLRAMRCDDYVLFYHSVTDKKVVGIAQVTREAYPDPTAKGVGNWACVDLVPIKALTEPVSLDIIKKEPELKEILLIRQSRLSVMPVEVAQFKKVVKMSKTNFSV; translated from the coding sequence ATGAAGTATTGGTTAGTAAAACAGGAGCCGGAAAGTTATTCTTGGCAAGATTTTGTTAAAGATGGAAAGACGGCTTGGACAGGGGTAAGGAATTTTCAAGCGCGCAATTTTTTACGGGCAATGAGATGTGATGATTATGTGTTATTTTATCATAGTGTCACAGATAAAAAGGTAGTTGGGATCGCTCAAGTAACCCGAGAGGCTTATCCTGATCCTACCGCGAAAGGTGTGGGTAACTGGGCTTGTGTTGATCTAGTGCCGATTAAAGCTTTGACAGAACCGGTCTCTCTAGACATAATCAAGAAGGAGCCTGAGCTTAAAGAAATTCTATTAATTCGACAATCTCGTCTATCTGTTATGCCGGTGGAAGTTGCACAATTCAAAAAAGTAGTTAAAATGAGCAAAACGAATTTTTCTGTTTAA
- a CDS encoding cold-shock protein: MLEGIVKWFDTKKGFGFIAPNNGGKDVFVHFSAIYGDGFKNLEEGDHVRYEIIASDKGPKASRVEKV; encoded by the coding sequence ATGTTGGAAGGTATTGTCAAATGGTTTGACACGAAAAAAGGCTTTGGATTCATTGCTCCTAATAATGGTGGTAAAGATGTTTTTGTGCATTTTTCTGCTATTTATGGAGATGGCTTCAAAAATCTAGAAGAGGGTGATCACGTTCGTTACGAAATCATCGCTTCGGATAAAGGCCCCAAAGCTAGTCGTGTGGAAAAAGTTTAA
- the trxB gene encoding thioredoxin-disulfide reductase produces the protein MSANVRKVTILGTGCAGLTAAIYTARANLKPLVLTGKMPGGLLTTTSIVENYPGFPEGIDGFQLMTLMQKQAERFGAEVQFGEIEKVDFSQHPFRLWKESEEILSHSLIIATGASHRHLGLESEKLLDKKGVTYCATCDGALPMFRNQPLVVVGGGDSALEEALYLTHFASKVYLVHRRDELRASQIMQERALAHEKIQPVWNSIVTEILDVTQDRVTGVKLQNTLDKSISQLECAGVFIAIGLIPNTSLFVDQLDRNEEGYIKLKTGTRTSIPGIFAAGDVADSVYRQAITAAGTGCAAAIETERYLSTLI, from the coding sequence ATGAGTGCAAATGTAAGAAAAGTCACCATTTTGGGAACGGGTTGCGCTGGATTAACCGCGGCAATTTATACCGCGCGCGCCAACTTGAAACCTTTGGTTTTAACCGGCAAAATGCCGGGCGGTTTACTCACCACCACCAGCATTGTAGAAAACTACCCGGGATTTCCCGAAGGAATAGACGGTTTTCAATTGATGACCCTCATGCAAAAACAAGCTGAACGTTTCGGCGCAGAGGTGCAATTTGGCGAAATCGAGAAAGTCGATTTTTCGCAACATCCTTTTCGTCTCTGGAAAGAAAGCGAAGAAATTTTGTCGCATAGCCTAATCATCGCCACGGGTGCCTCTCACCGTCATCTGGGTTTGGAAAGCGAAAAACTTCTCGATAAAAAAGGGGTGACTTATTGCGCCACGTGCGATGGCGCTTTGCCCATGTTTCGCAATCAACCTTTGGTCGTGGTAGGCGGTGGAGACTCTGCTTTGGAAGAAGCTTTGTATTTAACCCATTTTGCCTCCAAAGTTTACTTAGTTCATCGTCGCGATGAATTACGCGCTTCCCAGATTATGCAGGAACGCGCTTTAGCTCATGAAAAAATTCAGCCAGTTTGGAATTCTATCGTAACGGAAATTTTGGATGTGACACAAGACCGTGTCACGGGCGTAAAATTACAAAACACCTTAGACAAAAGTATCAGTCAACTGGAGTGCGCCGGCGTTTTTATCGCGATTGGGTTAATTCCCAATACTTCACTCTTTGTTGACCAGCTTGATAGAAACGAAGAAGGTTATATCAAGTTGAAAACAGGCACCCGCACTTCAATACCTGGCATATTTGCCGCGGGCGACGTTGCTGATTCTGTTTATCGTCAGGCCATCACTGCAGCCGGAACAGGTTGCGCCGCAGCAATTGAAACAGAACGCTATCTTTCAACTCTTATTTAA
- a CDS encoding dUTPase codes for MDRLEKIWDLQEVLNHRLGIQTGALSREEKQKWVLNYCRAMGQEIAELTDSIPWKWWAKYQTFDEQNARVEVIDLFHFLISIAQVLDMSPEDLYQAYLKKNEVNNKRQDTGYHVKDEHDSKHI; via the coding sequence ATGGATAGATTAGAAAAAATTTGGGATTTGCAAGAAGTGCTCAATCATCGGCTTGGCATTCAAACCGGTGCACTTAGTAGAGAAGAAAAACAAAAATGGGTTTTGAACTACTGTCGAGCGATGGGTCAGGAAATTGCCGAATTAACGGATAGCATTCCGTGGAAATGGTGGGCGAAATATCAAACTTTTGATGAGCAAAATGCGCGAGTGGAAGTGATCGACCTTTTTCATTTCCTGATTTCTATTGCGCAAGTTTTGGATATGAGTCCGGAAGATCTTTATCAAGCTTATCTCAAGAAAAATGAGGTAAATAACAAACGTCAAGATACCGGTTATCATGTAAAAGATGAACATGATTCCAAACACATCTAA
- a CDS encoding CHASE2 domain-containing protein — MRDIAEKILRLLQSKGFEAYFAGGCVRDQLLGITPTDYDIATSARPEEVEALFPGKSDLVGKSFGVVIVKEKGCHIEVATFRKDNLYIDGRRPESVTFSSVEQDAHRRDFTINALFFDPVTNRVLDFVGGQKDLENKMICAVGDPKERFAEDKLRLLRAVRIAGALNFQIEPNTWQALQAEASTINQVSPERIREEFKKWATGPNLVKGFDLLDHSGLLKVILPEVEALKGVEQPPQFHPEGDVFVHVRLMLSHLQQRDESLVWAVLLHDIGKPATYTVDATGRIRFNGHESVSAAMSKKILTRLRFSNAQSERIVAMVANHMSFKDAPQMRLSTLKRFLSRETFFEELELHRVDCLSSHGDLKIYEFLKQHWENFSQEEIKPRGFLNGKDVLAQNIAPGPEVGKLLQKAYDLQLEGKLKNRSEALVWLKQQTQNQRFSFLFSSWYIFGLIIFLLVLFLDRSGLWQTWENKQWDKLQSLGSSRPIFLTNIVAVEIDASTLNTYGEGQWPFSRLPYATLLQTLRGRDVRGVGFEMILSERDPNYTAFDNAFINQIQRTPGVVLAASALQTQEPAIDNQPIENLKLKTQQFKLMPSYNGGFFPLETFSTQAALGFNNLPIEPSNVLRNVPLAFRWGTNLYPSFILQCVLQNERLTPADVQWKKNKIIIERRGKKLFKIPVDDQCRMWIKTHPADALRIKRIGLDSLVLAASLPTTNRFQPSSWNMDQLKEKFVMVSRSATNIYQPITTAVGLLSPAEVQLLAWHAIYNKKAVTFTPNFLIWILWLSVIFFLLWFSIRNAWPWPLFAWFFFIIDWYIISAFLAYLFEIRFPVTGCLVATTLSLLVGSIYRFLPHRQSKTI, encoded by the coding sequence ATGAGAGACATCGCCGAAAAAATTCTACGCCTTTTACAAAGCAAAGGGTTTGAGGCTTACTTTGCCGGTGGCTGCGTGCGCGACCAACTCTTGGGCATTACCCCTACTGATTACGATATTGCTACCAGCGCGCGACCCGAAGAAGTCGAAGCCCTCTTTCCTGGGAAAAGTGATTTAGTAGGAAAAAGTTTTGGCGTCGTCATTGTTAAAGAAAAAGGGTGTCACATCGAAGTCGCAACCTTTCGTAAAGATAATCTCTACATCGATGGACGACGCCCCGAATCGGTCACTTTTTCTAGTGTGGAACAAGACGCACATCGACGCGATTTCACCATCAATGCTCTCTTTTTTGATCCTGTCACCAACCGTGTTTTGGATTTTGTCGGAGGTCAAAAAGATCTCGAAAATAAAATGATTTGCGCTGTAGGTGACCCCAAAGAACGTTTCGCGGAAGATAAATTACGTTTGCTGCGCGCAGTTCGAATTGCGGGCGCTTTAAATTTTCAGATAGAACCCAACACCTGGCAAGCTTTGCAAGCCGAAGCCTCCACCATTAACCAGGTTAGTCCAGAAAGAATTCGCGAAGAATTCAAGAAATGGGCAACTGGCCCCAATCTGGTGAAAGGTTTTGATTTATTAGACCACAGTGGATTGCTAAAAGTTATCTTACCCGAAGTCGAAGCATTAAAAGGCGTCGAGCAACCTCCTCAATTCCATCCTGAAGGCGATGTTTTCGTGCATGTCAGACTCATGTTGAGCCATCTCCAGCAGCGCGACGAATCTTTGGTTTGGGCTGTGTTACTGCATGACATCGGAAAACCCGCAACTTATACTGTCGATGCCACCGGTCGCATCCGGTTCAACGGCCATGAAAGCGTAAGCGCCGCGATGTCAAAAAAGATTTTAACTCGCCTACGATTTTCTAACGCACAATCCGAACGCATTGTTGCCATGGTGGCTAATCATATGAGTTTCAAAGATGCGCCTCAAATGCGTCTCAGCACATTAAAACGGTTCTTATCTCGAGAAACGTTTTTTGAAGAGTTAGAACTGCATCGGGTAGACTGTCTCAGTTCGCACGGCGATCTAAAAATTTATGAGTTTTTAAAACAACATTGGGAAAATTTTTCTCAAGAAGAAATCAAACCTCGAGGTTTTCTTAATGGCAAAGATGTATTAGCACAGAATATCGCACCAGGGCCAGAAGTAGGAAAATTACTACAAAAAGCATATGACTTACAATTGGAGGGCAAATTGAAAAATAGAAGTGAAGCGTTGGTCTGGTTAAAACAACAAACGCAAAATCAACGTTTTTCGTTTTTGTTTTCAAGTTGGTATATTTTCGGACTTATTATTTTCTTACTGGTTTTGTTTTTAGATCGTTCTGGCTTATGGCAAACTTGGGAAAACAAACAATGGGATAAGCTACAATCACTCGGCAGCTCTCGCCCTATTTTTTTAACTAATATCGTCGCAGTAGAAATCGATGCCAGCACCCTCAACACTTATGGGGAAGGTCAATGGCCATTTTCGCGTTTGCCTTATGCCACCCTCTTACAAACCTTGCGAGGTCGAGACGTGCGAGGTGTAGGTTTCGAAATGATCCTTTCAGAACGCGATCCGAACTATACTGCTTTCGATAATGCTTTTATCAACCAAATTCAACGCACTCCAGGCGTTGTCTTGGCAGCCAGTGCGCTTCAAACACAAGAACCTGCGATTGATAACCAGCCCATAGAAAATTTAAAATTAAAAACACAACAATTCAAGCTCATGCCTTCTTACAATGGCGGTTTTTTCCCTTTAGAAACTTTTTCTACTCAGGCTGCTTTAGGATTTAATAACTTACCCATAGAACCTTCCAATGTCTTAAGAAATGTGCCACTCGCTTTTCGATGGGGCACTAACCTTTATCCTTCTTTTATTTTGCAATGCGTTTTACAAAACGAAAGATTGACTCCAGCCGATGTGCAATGGAAAAAAAATAAAATTATTATCGAAAGAAGAGGGAAAAAATTATTTAAAATTCCTGTCGACGATCAATGTCGCATGTGGATTAAAACCCACCCTGCCGATGCGTTACGAATCAAAAGAATAGGTTTAGACTCTTTAGTGCTGGCTGCCAGCCTGCCCACAACGAATCGGTTTCAACCGTCCTCTTGGAATATGGATCAACTAAAAGAAAAATTCGTGATGGTAAGCCGAAGCGCAACCAATATTTATCAACCCATCACAACCGCAGTCGGATTGCTATCGCCCGCCGAAGTTCAACTTCTTGCCTGGCATGCGATTTACAATAAAAAAGCAGTCACATTCACTCCAAATTTCTTGATTTGGATCTTATGGTTAAGCGTTATTTTTTTCCTGCTATGGTTCAGCATAAGAAACGCTTGGCCTTGGCCACTCTTTGCCTGGTTCTTTTTTATCATAGACTGGTATATTATTAGCGCCTTTTTGGCTTATCTTTTTGAAATCCGATTTCCCGTAACAGGTTGTCTCGTTGCGACAACATTGAGTTTACTTGTCGGCTCGATTTATCGGTTCTTACCTCATCGACAGTCCAAGACCATATAA
- a CDS encoding flippase-like domain-containing protein, whose product MKRGIMIALKIVFSLGLLALLFYRFPLTLERWRTEWENLQWNWFWLSLLTAAISIIIGIARWHFLLKTQDIHLGFVHTLAIGFIGLFFSIFSIGVIGGDAARAFYLFQIKKIKKTPALFSIFLDRILGFLGLCALAFCALPLSWRWLSQEPESKIFVLFLSTMLGAGMIGLLSALLFRKKNWGLFHLIKRWSWGKNLLEQMDQALEICLQKGKTLISVCFILSIGVHLSLIFCGYFLARAFSLPIPFLLMTGMMPIVNAVITLPITISGLGLRETAFLLLFRGAHIGEEKAFIFSLTYWILAVILALIGGLLYIFYRCPKELRTNKVTAHQ is encoded by the coding sequence ATGAAACGCGGCATCATGATTGCTCTAAAAATCGTTTTTTCGCTAGGATTATTAGCGCTTCTCTTTTATCGCTTTCCACTCACCCTGGAACGTTGGCGCACAGAATGGGAAAATCTTCAATGGAACTGGTTTTGGTTATCTCTGCTCACAGCCGCAATATCAATTATCATCGGCATTGCTCGTTGGCATTTTCTATTAAAAACACAAGATATTCACTTAGGTTTTGTTCACACCTTGGCAATAGGCTTTATTGGTCTATTTTTTTCTATTTTTTCAATAGGAGTGATTGGTGGCGATGCCGCGCGCGCCTTTTACCTTTTTCAAATAAAAAAAATAAAAAAAACTCCCGCGCTCTTTAGCATTTTTCTGGATCGCATTTTAGGGTTTTTAGGATTGTGCGCTTTAGCATTCTGCGCCCTACCTTTGAGTTGGCGATGGCTTTCTCAAGAGCCGGAAAGCAAAATTTTTGTTTTGTTCTTATCAACCATGTTAGGAGCCGGCATGATAGGATTACTTAGCGCTCTACTTTTCAGAAAAAAAAATTGGGGCTTATTTCATCTTATCAAACGTTGGTCTTGGGGAAAAAATCTTCTCGAACAAATGGATCAAGCTCTGGAAATTTGCTTACAGAAAGGCAAAACTTTAATCAGCGTCTGCTTTATCTTATCGATCGGCGTGCATTTGAGTTTGATTTTTTGTGGCTACTTTTTAGCGCGCGCATTTTCTTTACCTATTCCCTTTTTATTAATGACGGGAATGATGCCGATAGTGAACGCCGTCATTACCTTACCCATCACCATCTCAGGCTTGGGTCTGCGCGAAACAGCTTTTTTACTACTCTTTCGCGGAGCTCATATCGGTGAAGAAAAAGCTTTTATCTTCTCTTTAACCTATTGGATTCTGGCAGTTATTCTCGCACTCATTGGTGGCTTACTTTATATTTTTTATCGTTGTCCAAAAGAGCTTAGAACGAATAAAGTAACGGCTCACCAATGA
- a CDS encoding sugar phosphate isomerase/epimerase — protein sequence MIAFSTSWNAHRHNKGGSMLREIETLGFQLVELGHGIRAELMPGILKHLNKSALRISSVHNYCPLPAGMQKDAPDFLPYTSSHQADRKRAVQKTKETIDFAEQVDASHVVLHLGSLFSEKEERFLLEALTQSKKSSAVDCKLKLVTLRQKQVAPLWNRVHECLQPIVSYAQSKKIKLGIENRLYFGELPFEEELENIWRRYPSDTVVYWHDFGHAQLKQEKGWINHWERFSQQQSHLGGCHIHDAFFPSHDHQAIGKGNVAWQLFLPQLPTNIPWVLEFHPKVSQEDIHQSVKELKKFETL from the coding sequence GTGATCGCTTTTTCAACCAGTTGGAATGCTCATCGACATAATAAAGGCGGCTCCATGCTCCGAGAAATCGAAACCCTAGGATTCCAATTGGTAGAACTTGGACACGGCATTCGCGCCGAACTCATGCCAGGCATTTTAAAACATCTGAACAAAAGCGCTTTGCGAATCAGTAGCGTTCATAATTACTGTCCCCTACCGGCCGGCATGCAAAAAGATGCGCCCGATTTTTTGCCTTACACATCCTCCCATCAAGCCGATCGAAAACGAGCCGTGCAAAAAACCAAAGAGACGATTGATTTTGCAGAACAAGTAGACGCTTCACATGTCGTGCTTCATCTTGGTTCATTATTTTCTGAAAAAGAAGAGCGCTTTTTATTAGAGGCTTTGACCCAAAGCAAAAAAAGTAGCGCTGTAGATTGTAAATTGAAACTAGTTACACTACGGCAAAAGCAAGTGGCTCCCCTTTGGAATCGAGTGCATGAATGTTTACAGCCCATTGTTTCTTACGCGCAAAGTAAAAAAATCAAACTCGGCATTGAAAATCGACTTTATTTTGGAGAGCTACCATTTGAAGAAGAACTAGAAAACATATGGCGCCGCTACCCTTCCGACACAGTCGTTTATTGGCACGATTTTGGCCATGCTCAACTCAAACAAGAAAAAGGTTGGATCAACCATTGGGAGCGGTTTTCCCAACAACAATCCCATCTCGGTGGCTGTCATATTCACGACGCCTTTTTTCCTTCGCACGATCATCAAGCTATAGGAAAAGGAAATGTAGCGTGGCAACTTTTTCTACCGCAACTCCCCACTAATATTCCTTGGGTTTTAGAATTTCATCCTAAAGTATCACAAGAAGACATTCACCAAAGTGTTAAAGAATTAAAAAAATTTGAGACACTATGA
- the rpsU gene encoding 30S ribosomal protein S21, whose protein sequence is MSEVRLKKGESVEKALRRLKRKLDREGTLREARLRKNYEKPSERKRRKLKTPRINYWGNFSL, encoded by the coding sequence GTGAGTGAAGTTCGTTTAAAAAAAGGTGAATCTGTAGAAAAAGCGTTGCGCCGATTGAAAAGAAAACTCGATCGCGAAGGAACGCTTCGTGAAGCACGTTTGCGCAAGAATTATGAGAAACCCAGTGAAAGAAAGCGTCGCAAATTAAAAACGCCGCGCATTAATTATTGGGGAAATTTCTCTTTATAA
- a CDS encoding rRNA pseudouridine synthase has protein sequence MPQGSHLRLNQFLASAGLGSRRSCERLIRDGLVWVNGKKITSLATRVKSQDQVICDGKEVRLKQEKIVIAFNKPRGFVCSKKSEGSFRSIYDLLPVEFKSLFYVGRLDAESEGLLLLTNDGYLAQQFSHPRYHVSKIYRATLDKAFDFQKSTRLLKGSWVEGKRAKFDAIHALSGKTVKVILSQGIKRQIRQQFFQLGYEVKKLVRTQVGPILLDHLPAGKWRKLNLEELKKLKKSFN, from the coding sequence ATGCCGCAAGGCTCGCATCTGCGGCTCAATCAATTTCTAGCCTCAGCAGGATTAGGATCGCGCCGTTCTTGCGAACGATTGATTCGCGATGGTCTAGTTTGGGTTAATGGCAAGAAAATCACTTCTTTAGCGACACGAGTTAAGTCCCAAGATCAAGTCATTTGTGATGGGAAAGAAGTTCGCCTCAAGCAAGAAAAGATAGTCATTGCTTTTAATAAACCGCGTGGATTCGTCTGCTCCAAAAAATCGGAAGGCTCTTTCCGTTCCATTTACGATTTATTGCCGGTTGAGTTTAAATCGTTATTTTACGTTGGGCGATTGGATGCGGAAAGTGAAGGGCTATTGTTGTTAACTAATGATGGTTATTTAGCGCAGCAATTTTCGCATCCACGCTATCATGTCAGTAAAATTTATCGGGCCACTTTGGATAAAGCTTTTGATTTTCAAAAGAGCACTCGTCTATTAAAAGGAAGTTGGGTGGAAGGAAAACGCGCCAAGTTCGATGCGATTCATGCTTTAAGCGGAAAAACTGTAAAAGTGATTTTAAGCCAGGGGATTAAACGTCAGATTCGCCAGCAATTTTTTCAGTTAGGATACGAAGTAAAAAAATTAGTTCGGACACAAGTAGGCCCCATCCTTTTAGACCATTTACCGGCCGGAAAATGGCGAAAATTGAACTTAGAAGAGCTAAAAAAACTGAAAAAATCGTTTAATTAA
- a CDS encoding small basic protein: MSQHRSLKSQGAMAAKKSVLKRFERVELLKKRGQWKPGDRVTGLRKTKPE, translated from the coding sequence ATGTCACAACATCGTAGTTTAAAGAGTCAAGGCGCCATGGCTGCCAAAAAAAGTGTGCTCAAGCGATTCGAGCGGGTTGAATTATTAAAAAAGCGCGGTCAATGGAAACCTGGCGATCGCGTGACCGGGTTGCGCAAAACTAAACCTGAATAA
- a CDS encoding phosphoglycerate kinase, translated as MAKLSIQDISCEGQRVIVRVDFNVPLENKQSHPTIADDTRIRAALPTLTHLLKQNAIIILVSHLGRPKGKIDTHQSLRSIGIRLNELLDHPVAFIHHDLMKPQDYEEVQSILAHAKPGQIFLLENIRFYPGEEKNDPDLGKRLAALGDIYINDAFGAAHRAHASTEAIARFSKKAVSGFLMQKELQFLSEAVEEPAKPFVVILGGAKVSDKINVIDRLIEKADTILIGGGMAYTFQYALGKGIGDSLCEPDKKEVALAAIKKAKQKQISFLLPEDNLIVDQLDFSKKSVGQSRFTQPGEAIPDSWQGVDIGPKTIKRYQQEIAKAKTILWNGPMGVFEIAACAQGTFAIAQVVAKNNQATSIVGGGDSIKAIKQAGVKDKITFISTGGGASLELLEGKTLPGVAALNDK; from the coding sequence ATGGCTAAACTTTCTATTCAAGATATTTCTTGTGAAGGTCAGCGGGTAATAGTTCGCGTTGACTTCAATGTTCCACTGGAAAATAAACAGAGTCACCCCACGATCGCCGATGACACTCGAATTCGAGCCGCTTTACCTACATTAACTCATTTACTGAAGCAAAATGCTATTATTATTTTAGTGAGTCATTTAGGACGTCCAAAAGGAAAAATAGATACTCATCAAAGTCTGCGTTCCATCGGTATTCGACTCAATGAACTGCTCGATCATCCGGTGGCGTTTATTCATCATGATCTAATGAAACCGCAAGATTATGAAGAAGTTCAATCAATTCTTGCTCACGCCAAACCAGGACAAATTTTTCTTCTCGAAAATATCCGGTTTTATCCGGGTGAAGAAAAAAATGATCCTGACCTAGGCAAACGCTTGGCCGCCTTAGGCGATATTTATATCAATGACGCCTTTGGCGCGGCACATCGCGCGCATGCGTCCACTGAAGCCATTGCGCGCTTTTCAAAAAAAGCAGTTAGTGGATTTCTCATGCAAAAAGAACTCCAATTCCTTAGCGAGGCAGTGGAAGAGCCGGCAAAACCGTTTGTGGTGATTTTAGGCGGCGCGAAAGTGTCCGATAAAATTAATGTCATTGATCGGCTCATCGAAAAAGCTGATACGATTTTAATCGGCGGGGGGATGGCTTATACCTTTCAATACGCTTTAGGCAAAGGCATTGGAGACTCCTTATGCGAACCAGATAAAAAAGAAGTGGCTTTAGCTGCCATCAAAAAGGCGAAACAAAAACAAATTTCATTTTTATTGCCTGAAGATAATTTGATCGTTGATCAGCTCGATTTTTCTAAAAAAAGTGTGGGTCAAAGCCGTTTTACCCAACCCGGCGAAGCGATTCCTGATTCGTGGCAGGGCGTCGACATTGGTCCGAAGACCATTAAACGCTATCAACAAGAAATTGCTAAAGCCAAAACGATTTTATGGAATGGTCCGATGGGAGTTTTCGAGATCGCAGCTTGTGCTCAGGGCACATTTGCGATTGCCCAGGTGGTTGCAAAAAACAATCAAGCCACAAGCATCGTTGGAGGCGGGGACTCCATCAAAGCCATCAAGCAAGCTGGTGTAAAAGATAAAATTACCTTTATCTCAACCGGAGGAGGCGCTTCCCTTGAATTGCTGGAAGGCAAAACCTTGCCTGGGGTTGCTGCGTTGAATGATAAATGA
- the tpiA gene encoding triose-phosphate isomerase: MLRKKIIAANWKMNKTPSEGVILTQNLLKQLGDFDRADLVICPPFTSLASVNDLIKGHSHFSLGAQNLFYEKQGAYTGEISADMLRDAGCGYVIIGHSERREYFLETDEIVNRKIKAALAANLKSIVCVGEKLSVREDNGAETLIRNQIQKAFHDLSDEAMNHIIVAYEPVWAIGTGRNATPAQAQEVHNWIRDQIAKQFSTKVADQIRIQYGGSVKPENAKELLNQPDVDGALVGGASLEAASFTAIVKNSVG; encoded by the coding sequence ATGCTTCGTAAAAAAATTATTGCTGCCAACTGGAAAATGAACAAAACGCCCTCTGAAGGCGTAATTTTAACCCAAAATCTTCTCAAGCAACTGGGCGATTTTGACCGAGCGGATTTAGTGATTTGCCCGCCCTTTACCAGTTTAGCGAGTGTGAACGATTTGATTAAAGGTCACTCTCATTTTTCGCTCGGCGCTCAGAATCTTTTTTATGAAAAACAGGGTGCTTACACGGGTGAAATTTCAGCCGATATGCTGCGAGACGCGGGATGTGGTTACGTAATTATTGGCCACAGTGAACGGCGCGAATATTTTTTGGAGACTGACGAAATAGTAAATCGCAAAATTAAAGCTGCGTTGGCTGCGAATTTGAAATCCATTGTTTGTGTGGGAGAAAAATTATCAGTTCGCGAAGACAATGGCGCTGAAACTTTAATTCGAAACCAAATTCAAAAAGCGTTTCACGATCTTTCTGATGAAGCGATGAATCACATCATCGTTGCTTATGAACCGGTTTGGGCCATTGGCACAGGGAGGAATGCCACGCCTGCGCAAGCTCAAGAGGTGCATAATTGGATTCGAGATCAGATCGCTAAGCAGTTTAGCACTAAAGTGGCCGATCAGATTCGCATTCAATATGGTGGTAGTGTGAAGCCGGAAAATGCTAAAGAACTGTTAAATCAACCTGACGTGGATGGCGCTTTGGTGGGAGGGGCGAGCCTCGAAGCAGCGAGCTTTACTGCGATTGTGAAAAATAGTGTAGGATAA
- the secG gene encoding preprotein translocase subunit SecG has protein sequence MWTNFIIIGLQIILVPLCAFMVLLILMQRPKQEGLGAAFGSGMTESVFGADTSNVLSRLTVWCVVLFFGIILTLSSLYAHRSTPSSEVQKALTEHTMKPTSVSTNILSLETNVMDLTTNLSSNATNQP, from the coding sequence ATGTGGACAAATTTTATCATCATAGGATTGCAAATTATTTTAGTGCCGCTTTGTGCTTTCATGGTGCTTTTGATTTTGATGCAACGCCCGAAGCAAGAAGGATTAGGCGCGGCATTTGGTTCAGGCATGACCGAATCGGTTTTTGGTGCTGACACTTCTAACGTGCTTAGTCGCTTAACTGTTTGGTGCGTGGTTTTATTTTTTGGTATTATATTAACCCTAAGCTCGCTTTATGCGCACCGTTCCACTCCTTCTAGTGAAGTCCAAAAAGCGTTAACGGAACACACAATGAAACCAACTTCGGTTTCCACTAATATTTTGTCTTTGGAAACTAACGTCATGGATTTGACCACTAATCTTTCCTCCAATGCCACAAATCAGCCGTAA